In one Shinella zoogloeoides genomic region, the following are encoded:
- a CDS encoding competence/damage-inducible protein A, translating into MSSSPIATAAMLAIGDELLSGRTKDKNIGQLADVLFLAGIDLKEVRIVGDDEDAIVEALNALRARYTYVFTSGGIGPTHDDITADAISKAFGVPCLHDALAMQLLGAMYEKRGVEFNEARQRMARMPEGAVHIENVVSTAPGFNIGNVYVMAGVPQVFTAMLSTIVPKLQGGQPMLSRSVPSPFGEGDIGSALAEIQKNHLETSIGSYPRFSENRFSTEIVIRSRTDAPAEAAERDILAMIAEIAAAKAVS; encoded by the coding sequence ATGAGTTCCAGCCCTATCGCCACCGCCGCCATGCTCGCCATCGGCGACGAGCTTCTCTCCGGGCGCACCAAGGACAAGAATATCGGCCAGCTCGCCGACGTGCTGTTCCTGGCCGGCATCGATCTCAAGGAGGTGCGGATCGTCGGCGACGACGAGGACGCCATCGTCGAGGCGCTGAATGCGCTGCGGGCGCGCTATACCTATGTCTTCACCTCCGGCGGCATCGGCCCGACGCATGACGACATCACCGCGGACGCCATTTCCAAGGCCTTCGGCGTGCCGTGCCTGCACGATGCGCTTGCCATGCAACTGCTCGGCGCCATGTATGAAAAGCGCGGCGTCGAGTTCAACGAGGCCCGCCAGCGCATGGCCCGCATGCCCGAGGGCGCCGTCCACATCGAGAACGTCGTCTCGACGGCACCGGGCTTCAACATCGGCAATGTCTATGTCATGGCCGGCGTGCCGCAGGTCTTCACCGCCATGCTGAGCACAATCGTGCCGAAACTTCAGGGCGGCCAGCCGATGCTCTCGCGTTCCGTCCCCTCGCCCTTCGGCGAAGGCGATATCGGCAGCGCGCTCGCCGAAATCCAGAAGAACCATCTCGAGACCAGCATCGGCTCCTATCCGCGCTTTTCGGAAAACCGCTTCTCGACGGAAATCGTCATCCGCAGCCGCACGGATGCTCCGGCGGAAGCGGCCGAACGTGATATACTGGCGATGATCGCCGAAATCGCCGCCGCCAAGGCGGTCTCTTGA
- a CDS encoding prohibitin family protein yields the protein MSVKIVALGVSALAIAALSFGSFFVVDQGERGVVTRNGQIAYVADPGLHFKMPFVDGVTTIDARSKAKSYEAIPSYSADQQTATLAVSVNYAIPGDKAGLVYAEYGTEENLLSRLVERKLMAAVKNTFGGYTASRAITERAKLTADIQFALQEAVEGPVVIEAVQIENIDFSDAYEAKIEERMSAEIEVQKLRQNAEREKVQAEITVTAAKATADATRAQAQADADAARLRGEAEADAIRAKGAALRDNPSLVDLTAVERWSGVLPTTMVPGSSVPFVNVGK from the coding sequence ATGTCCGTTAAAATCGTCGCTCTCGGTGTCTCCGCTCTCGCAATCGCTGCCCTCTCGTTCGGCTCCTTCTTCGTGGTGGATCAGGGGGAGCGCGGCGTCGTCACCCGCAACGGCCAGATCGCCTACGTTGCCGACCCCGGTCTCCACTTCAAGATGCCGTTCGTGGACGGCGTGACCACCATCGACGCCCGCTCGAAGGCGAAGTCCTACGAGGCCATCCCGAGCTACAGCGCGGACCAGCAGACGGCCACGCTCGCGGTCTCGGTCAACTATGCGATCCCCGGCGACAAGGCGGGCCTCGTCTACGCCGAGTACGGCACCGAGGAAAACCTCCTGAGCCGGCTGGTCGAGCGCAAGCTCATGGCGGCGGTGAAGAACACGTTCGGCGGCTACACGGCGTCCCGCGCCATCACCGAGCGGGCCAAGCTCACGGCTGACATCCAGTTCGCCTTGCAGGAGGCCGTGGAGGGCCCTGTCGTGATCGAGGCGGTGCAGATCGAGAACATCGACTTCTCCGACGCCTACGAGGCCAAGATCGAAGAGCGCATGAGCGCCGAGATCGAGGTCCAGAAGCTCCGCCAGAACGCCGAGCGCGAGAAGGTGCAGGCGGAGATCACCGTCACCGCCGCGAAGGCCACGGCCGACGCCACCCGTGCGCAGGCGCAGGCCGACGCCGATGCCGCCCGTCTCCGGGGCGAAGCGGAAGCCGACGCGATCCGGGCCAAGGGCGCGGCGCTCCGGGACAACCCGTCCCTCGTGGACCTCACCGCCGTCGAACGCTGGAGCGGCGTGCTCCCGACCACGATGGTGCCCGGCTCGTCGGTTCCGTTCGTCAATGTGGGGAAGTGA
- the wrbA gene encoding NAD(P)H:quinone oxidoreductase type IV, protein MAKVLVLYYSAYGHIETMAYAMAEGAKSAGAEVTVKRVPELVPEDVAKASHYKMDQKAEIATVDELAGYDAIIVGAGTRYGTVASQMRNFWDQTGGLWAQGKLVGKVGSVFTSSATQHGGQESTILGFIPTLMHHGLVVVGLPYAFQGQMGLEEVKGGSPYGASTITGGDGSRQPSEIELEAARYQGAHVAKIAGKLSA, encoded by the coding sequence ATGGCGAAAGTTCTGGTTCTTTACTACTCGGCCTACGGCCATATCGAGACGATGGCCTATGCCATGGCGGAAGGCGCAAAGTCGGCCGGTGCCGAAGTGACCGTGAAGCGGGTGCCGGAACTGGTGCCGGAAGACGTCGCCAAGGCTTCTCACTACAAGATGGACCAGAAGGCCGAGATCGCTACGGTCGACGAGCTTGCGGGCTATGACGCCATCATCGTCGGCGCCGGCACGCGCTACGGCACCGTCGCCTCGCAGATGCGCAACTTCTGGGACCAGACCGGCGGCCTCTGGGCGCAGGGCAAGCTGGTCGGCAAGGTCGGCTCGGTCTTCACCTCGTCGGCCACCCAGCACGGCGGCCAGGAATCGACCATCCTCGGCTTCATCCCGACGCTGATGCACCACGGTCTCGTCGTCGTCGGCCTGCCCTATGCCTTCCAGGGCCAGATGGGCCTCGAAGAGGTCAAGGGCGGCTCGCCCTACGGCGCCTCCACGATCACCGGCGGCGACGGCTCGCGCCAGCCTTCCGAAATCGAACTCGAAGCCGCGCGCTACCAGGGCGCCCACGTCGCCAAGATCGCCGGCAAGCTTTCGGCCTGA
- a CDS encoding tyrosine-type recombinase/integrase, which produces MTDLMQQQIELEERMPDVTPHTLRHTCCTRLVLGGVDVKRVMEWMGHTAIVTTMRYMQIKPTSLEEIVHVLEAKPKPPHLELVASA; this is translated from the coding sequence ATGACCGACCTCATGCAGCAACAGATCGAGCTTGAAGAGCGCATGCCCGACGTGACCCCGCACACGCTGCGCCACACTTGCTGCACCCGTCTCGTCCTCGGCGGCGTGGACGTGAAGCGCGTCATGGAATGGATGGGGCACACGGCCATCGTCACGACCATGCGCTACATGCAGATCAAGCCGACCTCGCTTGAGGAGATCGTGCATGTTCTGGAGGCAAAGCCCAAGCCCCCGCATCTGGAGCTTGTCGCCTCGGCCTAG
- a CDS encoding universal stress protein, producing MTYKTIVAVLSAAEDAGKVTDHALALARRTGGHVIGIHAEIPVVVTLIAPMEYPDPNAVMDLQERAQRQSREVEQAFRSRCERDDISYEWRLFTGTAGYASAGVIDSARGADIVIAGQFDPDVDGPSREDIEDMLYESGRPVYLISNAPSGPAPIERVLLAWNGSRESARAAFDALPFLTSAREVEIFTVDPPENIMQSRDFCGAELAATLARHGIKTTVTSGASDGHSVADALNRRATEIDAGLIVMGAYSHSRLRQRLFGGVTSAMMRNARVPTLMSR from the coding sequence ATGACCTACAAGACCATCGTGGCGGTGCTGAGCGCCGCCGAGGACGCCGGCAAGGTGACGGACCACGCGCTGGCGCTGGCGCGCCGGACGGGTGGGCATGTCATCGGCATCCATGCGGAGATCCCGGTCGTTGTCACGCTGATCGCACCCATGGAATATCCCGATCCCAATGCCGTCATGGACCTGCAGGAGCGCGCCCAGCGCCAGTCCCGCGAAGTCGAGCAGGCATTCCGCTCGCGCTGCGAGCGCGACGACATCTCCTATGAATGGCGTCTCTTCACCGGCACCGCCGGCTATGCCTCGGCGGGCGTCATCGACAGCGCCCGCGGCGCCGACATCGTGATTGCCGGACAGTTCGACCCCGACGTCGACGGCCCGTCGCGCGAAGACATCGAGGACATGCTCTACGAAAGCGGTCGCCCCGTCTATCTCATCTCCAACGCGCCGTCCGGCCCCGCGCCCATCGAACGCGTGCTGCTCGCCTGGAACGGCTCGCGGGAATCGGCACGCGCCGCCTTCGACGCCCTGCCCTTCCTCACGTCTGCCCGGGAAGTCGAGATCTTCACCGTCGATCCGCCCGAGAACATCATGCAGTCGCGCGATTTCTGCGGGGCGGAACTAGCCGCCACCCTTGCGCGCCACGGCATCAAGACCACGGTCACCTCCGGAGCCTCTGACGGCCATTCGGTGGCCGATGCATTGAACCGCCGCGCGACGGAAATCGATGCCGGGCTCATCGTCATGGGCGCCTACAGCCATTCCCGGCTGCGCCAGCGCCTCTTCGGCGGCGTCACCAGCGCCATGATGCGCAATGCCCGCGTGCCGACGCTGATGTCGAGATAG
- the gpt gene encoding xanthine phosphoribosyltransferase: MSLPDKAFPVSWDQFHRDARALAWRLADGGREWRAIVCITRGGLVPAAIVSRELNIRVIETVCVASYHDYVSQGEMHVLKGISPELSQEGGEGILIVDDLTDTGKTAAEVRAMLPKAHFAAVYAKPKGRPLVDTFVTEVSQDTWIYFPWDMGFTYQEPIAKGTNG, translated from the coding sequence ATGTCGCTGCCCGACAAAGCCTTTCCCGTATCCTGGGACCAGTTCCACCGCGATGCGCGCGCGCTCGCCTGGCGGCTGGCCGATGGCGGGCGTGAATGGCGGGCGATCGTCTGCATCACCCGCGGCGGCCTGGTGCCCGCCGCCATCGTCTCGCGAGAGCTCAACATCCGCGTCATCGAGACGGTCTGCGTCGCCTCCTATCACGACTATGTTTCGCAGGGCGAAATGCATGTGCTGAAGGGCATCTCCCCGGAACTGAGCCAGGAGGGCGGCGAAGGCATCCTCATCGTCGACGACCTGACCGACACCGGCAAGACCGCCGCCGAAGTGCGCGCCATGCTGCCGAAGGCGCATTTCGCCGCCGTCTACGCCAAGCCGAAGGGCCGACCGCTGGTCGATACCTTCGTCACCGAGGTCAGCCAGGACACCTGGATCTATTTCCCCTGGGACATGGGCTTCACCTATCAGGAGCCGATCGCCAAGGGCACGAACGGCTGA